A single region of the Musa acuminata AAA Group cultivar baxijiao chromosome BXJ1-11, Cavendish_Baxijiao_AAA, whole genome shotgun sequence genome encodes:
- the LOC135596856 gene encoding F-box/LRR-repeat protein At3g48880-like isoform X2: MEEGRRWEEMPTDCLVSIFLRLGLDDLTISVPFVCKSWAQASLDPGCWRVVDFRTLDLMPWSRFCKGFVSRYSLRSFSFSPLMEFVVDRARGSVTELVFPSSSSVSWRDLVSASVKCPGLKRLALPDRLTLEDELRIPELVGGWRNLDELELESKPSSFLALVARIGNDCRRFTRLRVSGLITPEDACVMVNCLPELKCLDLSKSYLTKTELGVIVNGCKSLERLAVKDCLGFEADEEVVSMASNLKVFDHQGSKLLDDYGYETDEPEHQTGIFCW; the protein is encoded by the exons ATGGAGGAAGGAAGGAGATGGGAGGAGATGCCGACGGACTGTTTGGTTTCCATCTTCCTGCGGCTGGGCCTCGACGACCTCACCATCTCCGTTCCCTTCGTCTGCAAGTCCTGGGCGCAGGCTTCCCTCGACCCCGGATGCTGGCGAGTCGTCGACTTCCGGACGCTGGACCTCATGCCGTGGAGCAGGTTCTGCAAGGGGTTCGTCTCCCGCTACTCCCTTCGCAGCTTCTCCTTCTCCCCTCTCATGGAGTTCGTCGTCGACCGCGCTCGTGGATCCGTGACGGAGCTCGTATTCCCGTCGTCATCCAGTGTGTCGTGGCGAGACTTGGTGTCCGCTTCCGTGAA GTGCCCCGGACTGAAGAGGCTGGCCTTGCCGGATCGCCTGACGCTCGAAGACGAACTCCGGATCCCTGAACTCGTCGGCGGGTGGAGAAACCTCGATGAGCTCGAGCTGGAATCGAAGCCTTCTTCCTTCCTGGCGTTAGTCGCCAGAATAGGCAACGACTGCAGGCGGTTCACGCGGCTGCGGGTGTCGGGATTGATCACGCCGGAGGACGCGTGCGTCATGGTCAACTGCCTTCCGGAGCTCAAGTGCTTGGACCTGAGCAAGTCCTACTTAACCAAGACAGAGCTGGGGGTGATAGTCAACGGGTGCAAAAGCTTGGAGAGGCTGGCCGTGAAGGATTGTCTTGGTTTCGAAGCCGATGAGGAGGTGGTGTCCATGGCGTCCAATCTCAAGGTGTTCGATCACCAGGGATCGAAGCTGCTTGATGACTACGGATACGAGACGGACGAGCCGGAGCACCAGACCGGAATTTTCTGCTGGTGA
- the LOC103970312 gene encoding AAA-ATPase At2g46620, producing the protein MIANGAASVVCAVVGGVVLLRIVLSLKSLVYCWGRWWRWVDERTQAYQSFEIPRYSESGQENPLYRRAAAYVAALPSLEDAAAATLFSSGRKPNDFFLLLGPGQSAADSFLGDRVSWTNAPAGGAGGPRLVLRLRRQDRTRVLRPYLQHVESVADDLELRRKEVRLFTSYAGVGDGGGPRWRSAPFTHPATLDTVAMDLDLKARVRADLESFLKGRAYYHRVGRVWRRSYLLYGPPGTGKSTFVAAMAKFLCYDIYDVDLSRVSAGGDGVGADLKALLLSTTPRSVILVEDLDRHLKGKGVGEEGESQLTRILNFMDGIFSCCGEERVMVFTMTSDGGGMEGVEPAVLRPGRLDVHIHFPLCDFTAFKTLASSYLGLKDHKLYPQVEEVFQGGARISPAEVGEIMIANRASPSRALKSVISALHQSSSAAGRRLSESGSGRRWDDAAAGSDCGNGGGSGGLGFGKESIKEFKKLYGLIKMRSGSKKEGVMPVEVAAAAAAAGAPLDKLDKDNSSH; encoded by the coding sequence ATGATCGCGAACGGTGCTGCGTCGGTGGTTTGTGCGGTGGTGGGCGGTGTGGTGCTCCTGCGGATCGTTTTGTCGTTGAAGTCGCTGGTGTACTGCTGGGGGCGGTGGTGGCGGTGGGTGGACGAGCGGACGCAGGCGTACCAGAGCTTCGAGATCCCGCGGTATAGCGAGAGCGGGCAGGAGAACCCGCTGTACCGCCGCGCCGCCGCCTATGTCGCGGCCCTCCCCTCCCTCGAGGACGCCGCTGCCGCCACCCTCTTCTCCTCCGGCCGCAAGCCCAacgacttcttcctcctcctcggcccCGGCCAGTCCGCCGCTGATTCCTTCCTCGGCGACCGCGTCTCGTGGACCAACGCCCCCGCCGGTGGAGCCGGCGGCCCCCGCCTcgtcctccgcctccgccgccagGACCGCACCCGCGTCCTTCGTCCCTACCTCCAGCACGTTGAGTCCGTCGCAGACGACCTCGAGCTCCGGCGTAAGGAGGTCAGGCTGTTCACCAGCTACGCGGGCGTCGGCGATGGCGGGGGACCGCGGTGGCGGTCGGCGCCGTTCACCCACCCGGCGACGCTCGACACGGTCGCGATGGACCTGGACCTCAAGGCGCGGGTCCGCGCCGACCTTGAGTCGTTCCTCAAGGGCCGCGCCTACTACCACCGGGTCGGTCGCGTCTGGCGGCGGAGCTACCTCCTCTACGGGCCCCCCGGTACCGGCAAGTCCACTTTCGTCGCCGCGATGGCCAAGTTCCTCTGCTACGATATCTACGACGTCGACCTCTCCCGCGTCTCCGCGGGCGGGGACGGCGTCGGCGCCGACCTGAAGGCCCTCCTCCTCAGCACCACCCCCAGGTCGGTGATCCTGGTCGAGGACCTCGACCGGCACCTCAAGGGCAAAGGCGTCGGTGAGGAGGGCGAGTCGCAGCTCACCCGGATCCTAAACTTCATGGACGGAATTTTCTCGTGCTGCGGCGAGGAGCGGGTGATGGTGTTCACGATGACCTCCGACGGCGGCGGAATGGAGGGGGTTGAGCCGGCGGTGCTGCGGCCGGGGCGGCTCGACGTGCACATCCACTTCCCCCTCTGCGACTTCACCGCCTTCAAGACCCTCGCGAGCAGCTACCTCGGCCTCAAGGACCATAAGCTGTACCCGCAGGTGGAGGAGGTGTTCCAGGGCGGCGCCAGGATCAGCCCGGCGGAGGTGGGCGAGATCATGATCGCCAACCGTGCCTCCCCGAGCCGGGCGCTGAAGTCGGTCATCAGCGCGTTGCACCAGTCGTCATCGGCCGCGGGGCGGAGGCTGAGCGAGAGCGGCTCGGGGCGGCGGTGGGACGACGCAGCGGCTGGCAGCGACTGCGGcaacggcggcggcagcggcgggctGGGGTTCGGGAAGGAGTCAATCAAGGAGTTCAAGAAGCTGTACGGGTTGATAAAGATGAGGAGCGGGAGCAAGAAGGAAGGCGTGATGCCGGTGGAGGTGGCGGCCGCCGCGGCCGCCGCAGGCGCTCCGTTGGACAAGCTAGACAAAGATAACTCCTCCCACTGA
- the LOC135596856 gene encoding F-box/LRR-repeat protein At3g48880-like isoform X1 — translation MEEGRRWEEMPTDCLVSIFLRLGLDDLTISVPFVCKSWAQASLDPGCWRVVDFRTLDLMPWSRFCKGFVSRYSLRSFSFSPLMEFVVDRARGSVTELVFPSSSSVSWRDLVSASVNRCPGLKRLALPDRLTLEDELRIPELVGGWRNLDELELESKPSSFLALVARIGNDCRRFTRLRVSGLITPEDACVMVNCLPELKCLDLSKSYLTKTELGVIVNGCKSLERLAVKDCLGFEADEEVVSMASNLKVFDHQGSKLLDDYGYETDEPEHQTGIFCW, via the exons ATGGAGGAAGGAAGGAGATGGGAGGAGATGCCGACGGACTGTTTGGTTTCCATCTTCCTGCGGCTGGGCCTCGACGACCTCACCATCTCCGTTCCCTTCGTCTGCAAGTCCTGGGCGCAGGCTTCCCTCGACCCCGGATGCTGGCGAGTCGTCGACTTCCGGACGCTGGACCTCATGCCGTGGAGCAGGTTCTGCAAGGGGTTCGTCTCCCGCTACTCCCTTCGCAGCTTCTCCTTCTCCCCTCTCATGGAGTTCGTCGTCGACCGCGCTCGTGGATCCGTGACGGAGCTCGTATTCCCGTCGTCATCCAGTGTGTCGTGGCGAGACTTGGTGTCCGCTTCCGTGAA CAGGTGCCCCGGACTGAAGAGGCTGGCCTTGCCGGATCGCCTGACGCTCGAAGACGAACTCCGGATCCCTGAACTCGTCGGCGGGTGGAGAAACCTCGATGAGCTCGAGCTGGAATCGAAGCCTTCTTCCTTCCTGGCGTTAGTCGCCAGAATAGGCAACGACTGCAGGCGGTTCACGCGGCTGCGGGTGTCGGGATTGATCACGCCGGAGGACGCGTGCGTCATGGTCAACTGCCTTCCGGAGCTCAAGTGCTTGGACCTGAGCAAGTCCTACTTAACCAAGACAGAGCTGGGGGTGATAGTCAACGGGTGCAAAAGCTTGGAGAGGCTGGCCGTGAAGGATTGTCTTGGTTTCGAAGCCGATGAGGAGGTGGTGTCCATGGCGTCCAATCTCAAGGTGTTCGATCACCAGGGATCGAAGCTGCTTGATGACTACGGATACGAGACGGACGAGCCGGAGCACCAGACCGGAATTTTCTGCTGGTGA